In the genome of Plasmodium chabaudi chabaudi strain AS genome assembly, chromosome: 6, one region contains:
- a CDS encoding pre-rRNA-processing protein ESF2, putative produces the protein MDDNNECEKNNDMIDQKQINKENNKNEKVEKSDTETVEDDKINEMNELTDERFQFNDSLWKHEKKEESKKGIIYLSHIPVGLYPSKIREFFSKYGEIDKIHLNRIKNDEHNILSKETNHKKIKYKDGYVEFLNKKDAINVEKLLNNQTISGKKRKNILRDNFWHLKYLKNFTWNDLVSSVLYRNISRQEKFKHALKDMYKTYEEYLEKNMGKKKNKKINDKSETITTKNKYISKKTKSLTKNKSAKLNFVTLKKKDIKEQPQIDTTSNNVEVENKKEKDNIVSSNLLEMFM, from the coding sequence atggaTGATAACAATGAATGTGAAAAGAACAACGACATGATTGAccaaaaacaaattaacaaagaaaataataaaaatgaaaaggtTGAAAAAAGCGATACTGAAACAGTAGaagatgataaaataaatgaaatgaaCGAACTAACAGATGAGCGATTTCAATTTAATGATAGTTTGTGGaaacatgaaaaaaaagaagaatcaaaaaaaggtattatttatttatcacATATACCTGTAGGTTTATATCCATCAAAGATACGAGAATTTTTTAGTAAATACGGAGAGATTGataaaattcatttaaatagaataaaaaatgatgaacataatatactatcaaaagaaacaaatcataaaaaaataaaatataaagatggATATGtcgaatttttaaataaaaaagatgctataaatgtagaaaaattattaaataatcaaaCAATTAGTGgtaaaaaacgaaaaaatattttaagagATAATTTTTGGCATCTTAAATATCTAAAAAACTTTACATGGAATGATTTAGTTTCTTCTGTTTTATATCGAAATATTTCAAGACAAGAAAAATTCAAACATGCCTTAAAAGACATGTACAAAACTTATGAAgaatatttagaaaaaaatatgggcaaaaaaaaaaacaaaaaaataaatgataaatcaGAAACAATAactacaaaaaataaatatatttcaaaaaaaacaaaatcgttaaccaaaaataaatcagcCAAACTAAATTTTGTCACCTTAAAAAAGAAGGATATAAAAGAACAGCCACAAATAGATACGACTTCTAACAATGTAGAAgtagaaaacaaaaaagaaaaagacaATATTGTTTCGTCCAATCTTTTGGAGATGTTTatgtaa
- a CDS encoding exosome complex component CSL4, putative yields MDNIVLPGEVVGSLNNYINGSNTYILKNEIRSTILGKKNISINNESKQIINIDVIKDYVPLPQVGDLVICKVYRVTFNMIYCNIMLRNNKPLKNSLKGYINKSDIHIYEGDLGDNFDCFKQGDIIKAKVLSIGQHSSYKLSTVGSDLGVIIALSEKGDILQPAAWNLMVNLSDMSFEQRKVSNEFSFPYNAYMS; encoded by the exons ATGGATAATATTGTATTACCTGGAGAAGTAGTGGGAAGcctaaataattatataaatggaagtaatacatacatattaaaaaatgaaataagaTCAACAATATTAGgtaaaaagaatattagtattaataatgaaagcaaacaaattattaacattgACGTTATAAAAGATTATGTACCCTTACCCCAAGTAGGAGATCTTGTTATATGCAAAGTTTATAGAGTAACAtttaatatgatatattgtAATATCATgttaagaaataataagccattaaaaaatagtcTTAAGgggtatataaataaaagtgatatacatatatatgaaggTGATCTAGGAGATAATTTTGATTGTTTTAAACAAGGAGACATAATTAAAGCAAAGGTTTTATCCATAGGCCAACATTCATCATACAAGCTTTCTACTGTTGGATCGGACTTAGGTGTCATCATAGCCTTAAGCGAAAAgg GTGATATCTTACAACCCGCGGCATGGAATTTGATGGTCAATTTAAGTGACATGAGTTTCGAACAAAGAAAGGTCTCCAACGAGTTTTCTTTCCCATATAATGCCTACATGtcataa
- a CDS encoding apoptosis-inducing factor, putative, with protein sequence MKKAIHVIEKLKIFGELGKADVVLTNGRSNLNLIGGKKYISILLDKNGYRKYEKGHSIFNRNKKILRETSNDYTVLALLSLVCTPALFYKKYSSMKHNVATCSNLEKTYLLNKEDIKNGEMKEIKVNGDKDTVLLVNIDNNYYCVGPKCPHYSAPLRLGLLTKEYITCPWHDAKFDIKTGECINGPSFDDIPKYNVVVEGDKIYAYIPKEIELFEKKKICPCSGTGSCEKGKKKKIVIIGGGAATLGAIESFLKVGFDGEIIICSQDSYKPYDKPTLSKNISNLDTSSELYNEIKLKEDEYYDNKNITYMLNTTVEKVDDEHKKVYLQNGKEIEYDKILITTGLRPAPSPIQNDIPVNNLLTLNCLNDNIKIASFAKEGTRCVIIGSSFIACELTSSLKKKNVNISMVSKNSVPFIGAFGEKIGTIVLNILKEKNVDFYPNTYPVEYIIDDGYFALKNNKKAIHGVKLNTGEVIKCDYVIEALGCKPNSEFLKNKFKNEDGFILVDKHFKVKDSQDIYAAGDVCVFPYFVTGEPVNICHWNVAIQQGRIAANNMIKSDQKTYNFIPFFNTNIFGKNFRFSGYAKDYEKIIYEGDVSKYNFIGYFVKNNKVDAIVTLGNNKMAALNECLLKNKVSKVYELEGGLKNSDSMIMSLKS encoded by the exons atgaaaaaagctATTCATgttattgaaaaattaaaaatatttgggGAGCTAGGGAAAGCTGATGTTGTACTTACAAATGGTAGatcaaatttaaatttaattggaggaaaaaaatacatttctATATTACTTGATAAGAATggatatagaaaatatgaaaaaggacattccatttttaatagaaataaaaaaatattaagagAAACTTCAAATGATTATACTGTACTAGCTTTGCTTTCTTTAGTATGTACCCCCGCtcttttttacaaaaagtATAGTAGCATGAAACATAATGTAGCTACTTGTtcaaatttagaaaaaacatatttactaaataaagaggatataaaaaatggagaaatgaaagaaataaaagtaaatgGTGATAAAGATACAGTATTATTAGtaaatatagataataattattattgtgtCGGACCTAAATGCCCTCATTATTCAGCACCGTTAAGATTAGgtttattaacaaaagaatatattacatGTCCATGGCATGATGCAAaatttgatataaaaacagGGGAGTGTATTAATGGACCATCCTTTGATGATAttccaaaatataatgttgTTGTCGAGggagataaaatatatgcatatataccaaaagaaatagaattatttgaaaaaaaaaaaatatgcccATGTAGTGGTACAGGATCCTGTGAAAaaggaaagaaaaaaaaaattgtaataattgGTGGAGGTGCAGCAACATTAGGAGCTATagaatcatttttaaaagttgGATTTGATGgtgaaataattatttgtagTCAAGATTCATATAAACCATATGATAAACCAACactatcaaaaaatatatctaacTTAGATACAAGCTcagaattatataatgaaataaaattaaaagaagatgaatattatgataataaaaatattacttATATGCTAAATACTACTGTTGAAAAAGTAGATGATGaacataaaaaagtatatttacaaaatggaaaagaaatcgaatatgataaaatactTATAACAACAGGTTTAAGACCTGCACCATCCCCTATACAAAATGATATACCAGTTAATAATTTACTTACACTTAATTgtttaaatgataatataaaaattgcatCCTTTGCTAAAGAAGGAACTAGATGTGTAATCATTGGATCATCTTTTATTGCATGTGAATTAACATCAtccttaaaaaaaaaaaatgtaaatatttctatGGTATCTAAAAATTCAGTTCCATTTATTGGAGCTTTTGGAGAAAAAATCGGAACTATTGtacttaatattttaaaagaaaagaatgTCGATTTTTATCCAAACACATATCCAgttgaatatataattgatgATGGATATTTTgctttgaaaaataataagaaagCAATACATGGAGTTAAATTAAATACCGGAGAAGTTATCAAATGTGATTATGTCATTGAGGCTTTGGGATGTAAACCCAACTCAGAATTtcttaaaaacaaatttaaaaacgAAGATGGATTTATATTAGTTGACAAGCATTTCAAAGTGAAAGATTCTCAGGACATATACGCTGCCGGAGATGTTTGTGTTTTTCCATACTTCGTGACGG GGGAGCCAGTGAACATATGCCATTGGAATGTGGCGATACAACAAGGAAGAATAGCagcaaataatatgataaagAGTGATCAGAAaacttataattttattccatttttcaatacaaatatttttggaaaaaattTCCGTTTTTCTGGTTATGCCAAggattatgaaaaaataatatacgaAGGAGATGtaagtaaatataattttattggatactttgttaaaaataataaagtcGATGCAATAGTGACACTTGGAAATAACAAAATGGCTGCACTAAATGAATGTctactaaaaaataaggtTTCTAAAGTTTATGAATTAGAAGGCggattaaaaaatagtgaTAGCATGATAATGTCTCTTAAAAGTTAG